One genomic window of Deltaproteobacteria bacterium includes the following:
- a CDS encoding LysM peptidoglycan-binding domain-containing protein, whose amino-acid sequence MVEQPSERRRLQFSRQVIDHPQVRQYLRQYTTTSKAQMLTLLSRSGKFMPMIAKVLSDEGLPEELSYLAFVESELMVHATSQFGAVGLWQFVPATAKQYGLRIDNWVDERRDPIKSTRAAATYLKELHSYFGKWYLVTAAYNAGPTIINRALQSSKANDFWDFKSRDKLSEETRNFVPKFVAISLIASDPKKYGFDNVYYHEPLEFEEVEAEGSLKMEALAEMAQTDVATIRDLNPALLRNLTPPGAKGYTVRVPIGKATVFAKANSGLSGKDIETGKVMTHEVKRGETIFSIARHYGQAVATLMQLNGLSSPRLQIGQKIKVISDGIRATLR is encoded by the coding sequence GTGGTGGAGCAGCCCAGCGAGCGGCGCCGGCTGCAATTCTCCCGGCAGGTCATCGACCACCCCCAGGTGCGCCAATACCTGCGGCAATACACCACGACTTCAAAGGCGCAGATGCTGACGTTACTTTCGCGCTCGGGCAAATTCATGCCGATGATCGCCAAAGTGCTCAGCGACGAAGGCTTACCGGAAGAGCTCAGCTATCTCGCGTTTGTCGAAAGCGAATTGATGGTCCATGCGACTTCGCAGTTCGGCGCCGTGGGGCTTTGGCAGTTCGTTCCCGCCACCGCTAAGCAGTATGGTTTACGCATCGACAATTGGGTCGACGAGCGGCGCGATCCGATCAAGTCGACGCGCGCCGCCGCCACGTACCTAAAAGAACTGCACAGCTATTTCGGCAAATGGTATCTCGTCACCGCCGCTTACAACGCCGGACCGACGATCATCAACCGGGCCTTGCAGTCGAGCAAGGCCAATGATTTTTGGGATTTCAAAAGCCGAGATAAACTGAGCGAAGAAACCCGCAACTTCGTGCCCAAATTTGTCGCCATCTCACTGATCGCCAGCGATCCGAAAAAATATGGCTTCGATAACGTCTACTATCACGAGCCTCTGGAGTTCGAAGAGGTCGAGGCGGAAGGCTCACTGAAGATGGAGGCTCTGGCGGAAATGGCGCAGACCGACGTGGCGACGATCCGCGATCTCAATCCGGCGCTGCTAAGAAATCTGACACCGCCCGGCGCTAAGGGCTACACCGTACGCGTACCGATAGGCAAAGCGACGGTGTTCGCTAAAGCCAACAGCGGCCTCAGTGGTAAGGACATAGAAACCGGGAAAGTAATGACCCACGAAGTTAAACGAGGCGAAACTATCTTCTCGATCGCACGCCACTATGGTCAAGCGGTAGCGACTTTGATGCAGCTCAATGGCTTGTCGAGCCCGCGCCTGCAAATCGGTCAAAAAATCAAAGTGATCTCCGACGGCATTCGCGCCACGCTGCGCTAG